CCAAATAAAGCatccattttattttatgtttaaattctaactaaattagttttagttttgttaCGAATATCAGctctttattctatttttattgaatCAATTAGTCACAAGACTCACAACCACTTATCATACTCTATTTTGAACCAATCAACCTCAAAATAAAGTAAACACTACAGTCGAAAATCACTATCAAATAGATcagaaagaaatatattttcctttcaacaaattaacattttaatatttcaacATATTTTCGTTACTAATAccataaaataaattgtaaattcatataaaaataaaatatacgaattcagcgcgtagcgccggaataccactagtttGATAATATACATATCTGAAAATTGTtagtaaaaagaataaaaatgcgAGAAACATACACTTCAACATTAATACCAAAGGGTGTTACAAGAAAACCAAAGGAACAAGCCGACAAGAAACCAAAGgaacaataaaaatgataagaGAAACATATATAGGGTAATGTCATTGACTTCATCTCAaggtgaagagagagagagactgaacaaaaagaaaaagtaagaaAGGGAATGAAATAAATCAGATCGAATAGAATTTTGACGTCCGCAAGGGACATTATTCTCTCTCTTCAtcaacttctctctctctctctctgaaagATACAGCGAAGAACAGGACACAATACTCTGAGCTAAACATAAGGTATAGTTTAAATAAAGACAGTTTGTAGGCGGCAgagaattgtttttgtttctttttgtgttATCCCCAAACCCTATAAGATGAAGATGAACAGCAAGTGAGTTCCTTTCTCTACCTTGCTTACtgattttatcttcttttttattttatttgagacAGATTCTTCTTGACCAGCGCTTGTAAGTATCGTTCTCATCTTCAATCTCTCctcaattagggttttgatcGAGCTTTGTTCTTTCGATGGGTGTGTTACCTGTCTTGTGATtctgggtttttttttttgttcaagaaGGTGCTGCTGAGTTGGAATGGAGTAGAGATTTGCTTAATTCGGATCGGAGCTCCCTTTGGTGTAGAATGTTCCATACGGAATCTAACCACTTAGATTTCATTATTGGTCAGAAACAACACTGTTCGACTTCATTGGTGCATTGACCACATCTTTGCTCCAACAACAAAGCTGAGATTATCTCCTTGTGTCTTGCTTGTTGGGAGAGTATGGTACCATCAGAGACGCCAAATCCAGTTGGAAGTGGCGATAATGTTCCTCCACAACCACCATTTCCTCCTTCTCCACTGACTCAGTTCAGTAACAACATGACTATGAGTATGCCAAACATATCTTCACTCCTCAACAACAACCACTCTTTTGTAAACGGTGGCTCGGGTGAGTCAGACATCGGGTTTAGTGGTTTGTCCTCGTCAGGTCAGCACTTCCCCAACGTCTCAGCTAACCAGCAACAACGGAGCACGAAAATGGAGCCTCAGAATTTTCAGCAGCAGCGTGGAGGAGGGTTAGCTGGTGTCAAGTTGGAACCTGGGGGTCAGGTTTCCAACGACCAGCAGCAGCAACAAAAAATGTTGAGAAGTTTAGGATCGGTTAAGTTGGAACCGCAGCAGCTTCAGGCCATGAGAAACTTAGCACAAGTGAAAATGGAACCCCAGCTTTCAGAGCAGTCATTGTTTctccagcagcagcagcagcagcagaggCAGTTTCTTCAAATGCCTCCTGGGCAATCTCCACAGACTCAAATGAATATATATCAACAGCAGAGACTTATGCAACTTCAACATCAGCAACACCTCCTGAAATCAATGCCTCAACAGCGTCCTCAGTTACCACAACATCAGAGGCCACCGTTGAAACCAGTCTATGAACCTGGCATGGGTGCTCAGCGTCTTACCCAGTATATGTACCGACAACAACATAGGCCTGAAGTAAAGCTTCTTCTTACCTTAAAATGATGCTTTTTTTTCTCAAGCCTGTACTTTTCTTCGTGATTTATCCTTGTGTTgtgatatattattaaatgCAGGACAATAACATCGAGTTCTGGAGAAAATTTGTCTCAGAGTACTTTGCTCCTAATGCCAAGAAGAGATGGTGCGTTTCTATGTATGGTAGTGGCCGGCAAACAACTGGCGTTTTCCCTCAGGTTTACTGCTCTTACTTGTCATGCTCACATGCTCTTACTTgtcatttttttctctctcatgCAAACCAAGCAGTTTGTCAAGAAACTATGTAGATACTTGTTTTTTATTCACATAGATTGCAATTTGCAGGATGTGTGGCACTGTGAGATATGTAACCGAAAGCCTGGACGTGGTTTTGGTATGTTATTTGGAGGATCAGTTCTTCGCTGAGGATATATTTAGTttagaatatttaatatttttctcttgTCCTTCCTTACTGATcctttgttttgcttttttaatttgtttagaGGCAACCGCGGAAGTCCTCCCGCGGCTATTTAAGATAAAGTATGAAAGTGGGACTTTGGAAGAACTTTTATATGTGGATATGCCGAGGGAATCTCAGAATTCATCTGGTCAAATTGTGTTGGAGTATGCAAAAGCAACacaagagagtgtgtttgagcaGCTTCGAGTTGTTCGTGATGGCCAGCTTCGAATAGTTTTCTCACCAGATCTTAAGGTTATTCAAattactctctttctctcttaccaaactattattttctcCTCCAAAcccttttatttgtttttttttttgtcagataTTTTCTTGGGAATTCTGTGCTCGGCGGCATGAAGAGCTTATTCCACGACGGCTTTTGATACCGCAGGTAACTTCCAGTATTGTTCTCGTGGTTGAAACTTGGGTTTATCTTTCTGATAATATGTTATTGGCTGCCAAGACTAAGTTCTTTGTATAGGCTTTCTTAGTCTGATTTACTTTCGTTTTGAGATCTGTAACTTTTcacctttctttttcttttgtgaatatacaaccaaaaaaaaaactactttgGCTATTTTGTATTATCATGTACAGGTTAGTCAGCTTGGGTCAGCAGCGCAGAAATATCAACAAGCCGCACAAAATGCAACAACAGATTCTGCTCTCCCGGAGCTGCAAAACAATTGCaacatgtaaacttcatctctctctctgataTTCAACTTTCTATTGGTAATCTCTGACGTGCTTCCACTGTTATGCAGGTTTGTTGCATCTGCCAGACAGTTGGCAAAGGCTTTAGAAGTACCACTCGTGAATGATTTGGGATACACAAAGAGATATGTTCGGTGTTTGCAGGTATATGGATACATTGAATAATATCCAATGTGAATTAAGAAGATAattaaattaacatttgtagtaaGTGTTCTGACCATGCTTGCTAATGCGTATTGATCTTCTGCAATGTTTCAGATCTCGGAGGTTGTAAATAGTATGAAGGACTTAATAGATTATAGCAGAGAAACAAGAACAGGACCAGTCGGTAAGTAAATGTGCCTCCTTCCAAGCATCTATCTTTACAACGTGTGACTGATAGATAtctcgtgtttttttttttaattttggtaCAGAGAGTTTAGCCAAGTTTCCACGGAGAACAGGTCCTTCGTCTGCACTGCCTGGTCCTTCTGCTCAGCAACCCAATGAACAGCTAAGgcagcaacagcagcagcagcagcaatcAGTTGCCCAGATTGCAAACAACGATCAGAGTTGTGGGCAAAGCTCATTAAACTATGCCTTCAGTGCAGCTCCTGCATCCACCTCCACAAGCAGCATCGCAGGGCTCATCCACCAGAATTCGATGAAGCAAAGGCATCAGAATGCTGCTTACAGAACTCCAAGCAGTCCATATGGTGGAAACTCAATTCAGATGCAGTCACCAAGCTCCTCGGGTACCATGGCGCCATCATCccagcaacaacaacagcacAACCTGCCATCGTTTCAGTCTCCAACTTCCTCATCTAACAGAAACTATCCATCGCAAAACGGGATACCATCTATTAATAATCACATGGGTTCCACAAACTTACCAGCCGTTCAACAGGCTGCTGCTGCGGCTGCGGCTGATGAAGCAAATGAGTCTAGCTCGGTGCAGAAGATACTTAATGAGATCCTGATGAACAACCAAGCTCATAATACCTCAGGAGGAGGGCATGAGTCTTTTGGGAATGACGGGAAGGGAGGTAGCGATGTAAATAGCTCTGGTGTTCTGATGATGAACGGTCAAGTGAATACAACAAGTATGGGAGGGTTTGGTGGTGGGATGGGTCAGTCGATGGGAATGAATAATATTAATGGGAACAATGGTCTTATGAATGGAAGAGTTGGGATGATGGTGAGAGATCCAAACGTGCAACAGGATGTTGGAAACCAACTCTTAGGGGCAGTCAATGGTTTCAACAGTTTTCAGTGTGATTGGAACGTATGATGAAGAAGACTACGCGAGACTCTTACTACGGGTAATGTTCTCTGTTTTCAAAGCACATCACAAACTCAGGATAAAGATTAGGCCATAAGCCGTTACGCTATGCTGTGCTTAAGAAAAGGAAGAGTTAAAAGTTTTCCTACAACAACTGGTTTCTAGGCCACCCCTCGTCCACTACCACAAATACCATCTCGAgttactgtttttatttttcaatcttGGGGAGTCTTCTTATGCTTTTATAGTTATAGTGTACATCTTTCTATGGATGTTGCATCATCATGGAGGCAATGGATCATGTGCTGTATCCTTCAATTTATTTCGTCTTCCATGTGTTAACAAAACTTTTCTAAATTCTGACAACGTAGTAGCAGTGGATCATGTGTTTCCATCTCTCGACCAAAACAGTGCAAACCTCCAGTTTCGTTGTCTTATCCAAACTGATTCAAAtgtataaaatctaaaatgtcACCATACTTCGTAGACTGAGAAAAAGAGTCTGATAGCAAAATTCATTGCAGGTATTCATACGACTACCAGATATTGCATTTAGCATCAAACGTACAACAAAGACAGcactaaatttaaaaatctgtAAACTTCAGAAAAAGTAGTCTTTCAAATCTGCTTTGGAGTCCTCCATATCAATCTCAGCCACGCATTCTTCAGCTGTAAGAGGAGGCAGTTTATGAATCTTACGCTTCAAGTTGGGTCTAACTGGTAACCATCTCGGGAATATAAGGAACAAATAGGAAAATAATGGATGAGAATAAAATTATGGGAATGATGAGGAATGATTATTCCATATCAAATTCAGTGAGGAACAAATTAAttctttaattctctacaaTTAAAGGAATGAGAAGGAATGAAAAGGAACAACTATTCTTTatgaatggtaaaatttgttAGGAACATTAAGGAATGCATTATTCCTATCCGttccttggtcaccagttagacccgTTGTGTTTGTGCAAATCACTCTCACAATGCTCTCTGTATTGCTTAGCTTCCCCAACGAACGTGTTGCTAGTGCTGCACCTGGTTCCTTTTCCTTCTCCTTCTGTACCTGTACCCATCTCTTGTTTCTGCATTTTCTTGCTAAGTTCAACGACGGGATCTGTCTCACTCTCAGTAGGCAACAAGGGCTTGTTAGTCTGCAATGCCATATCATCATGCTCATCGTAATGATCCATGCTTGTGTCACCTTCAGCATGAACTGATACAGCGAGTATCTCTAATCTCCCCTGCATATTCCTCACAAGGGAATCACATTCTCGGAATAGTCCCGGTTCCATCTCACAGACCTGCACAAGAATGTATCAACACAATCAGAGCAGgattagagaaaaaaaactgCTCAAAGCAATACAATCATTACAGTGGACATCTGAGTTCCAGATTCTTCTTGGGAGACAAGAGAAGTGTCCCATTCTTTTAGCTTTGAACAGGAACAGTGAGACGCAGCCTCATTGGAGAACGCTTTATAGGGAAGTGCTTTTGCAGCACACGAAAGACATCAAGAGCCTGCACAAGttcaataatcaaaacaaaaatgaagcaATCTCGAAGCGGTTGCCTTGCTTTTTCAGTCTAACTCTCTTCTGCCCTACCGGCTGCACCAGCATCTtcgacatctctctctctcttgtaaGTTTCTGCAAACTAAGTCGTTTTTCCCTCGCTTGCCTGCAAAATGCGCTTTTGTTTGGGCTAATTGTTAGATGGACTTGAGTAACCAAATTAGCTTTtaggatcgtggatgctgaagatgaaggctgacgccaggctatggtcaagggtttattgtaaggggaacatgttcaacataaaaacaagcaacatcgctgaatctattaattccgcactgaagcgagcaagaggatttccgattccgttcctgctggagttcataaggcagaagttaggaaaatggtattggaaaaggagacaagatgctttgagtctcccaactgaacatagccggggtgttgaatacttgcttgatgttcgatcagagatagcggatacgatgacggtcgaaccaattgatggatggcgtttctttgtcaaaggtggcaaaatggactgtgtggttgatttggaacatgtaaagtgtgattttggtgtctatggagtgaagaaaataccttgctctcatgctatagctgctggaacacatgctggtttgCATATCttcacacttgtatgtccactttactcaaagaatcatctgtatgcaggatactcagagaatatatatcctatcgtgttacaacatattgaggaacgagaatgctttcctccagacgtaaagcgtggtccggggagacagaagaaatcaagatgtcaatcttggttggagctatctaggatgagaggacacaaacccaggaagaaacacagggtacggagatgctcaaactgcaaggaaactggccatacgaaaccacaatgtacacaaccagttgactagttgtccagacgacctaaatttaagtcgtccagtcttgattacccatCCTGACGACTAAttgttaagtcgtccagtgtttcgtctaccagaTAACCTTCAAGTAAGTCATCCAGAAGAccttctactaagtcgtccagtgtattttatttttagacgaccttctactaagtcgtccagtgtattttatttttagactaccttctactatcccttcaagtgtattttttagacgaccttttactaagtcgtccagtgtattttatttttagactaacttatttgtaagtcgtccagctggaaaaccttccagacgacttatttgtaagtcgtccagctggaaaaccttccagacgacttatttgtaagtcgtccagctggaaaaccttccagacgacttatttgttagtcgtccaaacctaccagacgacttatatatttacaaatctatagaaagacaagttcaaataaatcatacacaagttagaaaatctatacaacgacaagttcaaatacaaatacacaaatcatacacaagttagaaaatctatacaaagacaagttcaaagccatacacaaatctaatcatacatgcccacaaacatatcaccatcctcattatctttaaaatgctgatcaacaagctccgtccatataaccaccgccatattatccctcatattcttcgcattggacctagcaacgtctttagggctaaaggggaccccaagagcatgacattcaatgtactttagagcgtacacgccacaatcaccattgttggccgtgggtacatctttcagccgtctctcatatgtgtattGCTCCAACCCGTATTTGACCCTTCCTTCGTTGGTGTCTGCGAACTACACaagcagataagggaccatctcgagaaaaggctccattatctcatcccatgctTCTGGTATGCTAGATgtaggtatgctgtcccagacgactatgtgcctcttagggatcgatatccaaatagcaacccaatgtttgttgtccaagttcactggcgcatagatatcatcaatgtcctcccccccacttcttgtttgattagcaaaatgaaggcattgatccgtcataaaaACTCGACGCCCCACCAGGTAGCATTCTTCCTAAACCTTTGTGATCAGGTTccgatgctttgaagaacatatactggtctctccaagactgggaaaatttgtgatccaggaagcacattcgctcgctctggaaagcttgtgggttctcctgatacctctgcctcagcacattaatCCAAgaatctatatgctgcatataaaataatacaagttagaaccttccagacgacttttatttaagtcgtccaaacctaccagCTTCAGCATATAAAataaggttcatcttcagcatccaccaaatgggactctgaggttgaggacgtgcccgcggagaacatcattaaagtcgtgtatgatcggagaccgtggaaatggaccatggattgctgggaagtcactggtacaaaacctaaggttgtgactccatcgaaaagagccaaagagatggttgtggtggaggtggaggaggaggaggaagacaatcagagacctcggaagaaagctcgtaaagaggctcctaaagaggctagagaagaggctagagaagaggctagttgggtgaccagagaggagttggaaatatgttcaaggacgtagttgacatgatgaaagatgggtttaagaagtgcatcagggagattcggaagatgtccgatagattagaagctgtggagaagaaggttggtgtcaccaatcaggctacccctacaCCTCTAACCAaacaggctacccctcaagccaaagaaaccggggttagtaacaaacagcctacccctcaagccacagaaaccggggttagtaacaaacaggcTACCCCTACACCTCAAACCAatcagcctactcctcaaaccagacagcctactcctcaaaaggatcagcctacacttcaaaccaatcatcctactcctcaaaccagacagcctactcctcaaaaggcaaagcctactacTCAAAAGAAACTGCcttctcctcaaacgaaacagcctactcctcaaaagaaacagccttctcctctgcccaaagaggttagtatcaaatcctctcccaacaagaattaagtcgtccagggtcttctagttgtccagacgacttaaataaaagttgtctggacgactagttgtCCGTggtcaactagtcgtccagacaacttacgtttaagtcgtccagggtcaactagtcgtccagacaacttttatttaagtggtccagggtcaactagtcgtccagacaacttttatttaagtcgtccagggttaacttgtgtgcaacttttattgcagagattgttgccggaggatacagcagatgaggcgatctcggtatataagatcttgccggaggataaagcagatggtgtcacctccaaagagattgttcctctcacttccactgaccaaccgaacttcgcttccaacgatcaacaaccgagcttcacttccaccgatccaagcaatccagtttcagaaccgagcctggttgtattggacaaaacagctcccactgcttctgtgcgtgcaaggagtgaacgaacgaagaaacctgctcccacgcagatatctccttatacggtagagagaaagaaactccttagagtggcaaagtataatccatttcccacactaaacagacctaagttgaaggagctcgctgattggttgaaaactgatccgtaagtgattgctttacccataatagcttgatttagtctaccaaaactgattgcttttttgtttgcagtcattatttcactaagcaagaggacaaaccacgtacatcaccaacttggtggtatcacatcctccggacacccaaaggatggctggaagacgtagtaagtcttctgcttatctttaagtcgtctggtaacttgtctttgtatagatttgtaaatatataagtcgtctggaaggttttccagctggacgacttaccaataagtcgtctggaaggttttccagctggacgacatacaaataagtcgtctggaaggttttccagctggacgacttacaaataagtcgtctggtaggtttggatgacttaaataaaagtcgtctggaaggttctaacttgtattattttatatgcagcatatagatgcttggattaatgtgctgaggcagaggtatcaggagaacccacaagctttccggagcgagcgaatgtgcttcctggatcacaacttttcccagtcttggagagaccagtatctgttcttcaaagcatcggAACCTGATCACAAAGGTTTAGGAAGAATTCTACCTGGTGGGGCGTCGAGTttttatgacggatcaatgccttcattttgccaatcaaacaagaagtggggggaggacattgatgatatctatgcgccagtgaacctggacaacaaacattgggttgctatttatatatcaatccctaagaggcacatagtcgtctgggacagcatacctacATCTAGCATACCAGAagcatgggatgagataatggagccttttctcgagatggttcCTTATCTGCTTGTTGAGTTCGCAGACACCGACGAAGGAAGGTTCAAAtacgggttggagcgatacacatatgagagacggctgaaagatgtacccacggccaacaatggtgattgtggcgtgtacgctctaaagtacattgaatgtcatgctcttggggtcccctttagccctaaagactttgctaggtccaatgcgaagaatATGAGGGATAATATAGCGgtggttatatggacggagcttgttgatcagcatttgaaagataatgaggatggtgatatgttcgtgggcatgtatgattagatttgtgtatggctttgaacttgtctttgtatagattttataacttgtgtatgatttgtgtatttgtatttgaacttgtctttgtatagattttctaacttgtgtatgatttatttgaacttgtctttctatagatttgtaaatatata
The Raphanus sativus cultivar WK10039 chromosome 1, ASM80110v3, whole genome shotgun sequence DNA segment above includes these coding regions:
- the LOC108854777 gene encoding transcriptional corepressor SEUSS — protein: MVPSETPNPVGSGDNVPPQPPFPPSPLTQFSNNMTMSMPNISSLLNNNHSFVNGGSGESDIGFSGLSSSGQHFPNVSANQQQRSTKMEPQNFQQQRGGGLAGVKLEPGGQVSNDQQQQQKMLRSLGSVKLEPQQLQAMRNLAQVKMEPQLSEQSLFLQQQQQQQRQFLQMPPGQSPQTQMNIYQQQRLMQLQHQQHLLKSMPQQRPQLPQHQRPPLKPVYEPGMGAQRLTQYMYRQQHRPEDNNIEFWRKFVSEYFAPNAKKRWCVSMYGSGRQTTGVFPQDVWHCEICNRKPGRGFEATAEVLPRLFKIKYESGTLEELLYVDMPRESQNSSGQIVLEYAKATQESVFEQLRVVRDGQLRIVFSPDLKIFSWEFCARRHEELIPRRLLIPQVSQLGSAAQKYQQAAQNATTDSALPELQNNCNMFVASARQLAKALEVPLVNDLGYTKRYVRCLQISEVVNSMKDLIDYSRETRTGPVESLAKFPRRTGPSSALPGPSAQQPNEQLRQQQQQQQQSVAQIANNDQSCGQSSLNYAFSAAPASTSTSSIAGLIHQNSMKQRHQNAAYRTPSSPYGGNSIQMQSPSSSGTMAPSSQQQQQHNLPSFQSPTSSSNRNYPSQNGIPSINNHMGSTNLPAVQQAAAAAAADEANESSSVQKILNEILMNNQAHNTSGGGHESFGNDGKGGSDVNSSGVLMMNGQVNTTSMGGFGGGMGQSMGMNNINGNNGLMNGRVGMMVRDPNVQQDVGNQLLGAVNGFNSFQCDWNV